Within the Trueperaceae bacterium genome, the region CGCTTCACGCGCGTGACGATGGCGCTCATGCCGCGCAGGCGGAGGGGCGAGATCAGCTCGGAGAGGCCCATCCGCGTGTAGAAGTCCTCCGGGGTGGCCAGCACCTCGGGCGCGGTGGCGCCGCTGAGCCCCGCGTGCACCACGGAGGCGAAGCCGCGCGTCGTGGGGGCCTCCTCGGGCGCGTCGAAGTGGAGGGCGACGCGGCCGTCGTCGCCCACCTCCGCGCGGAGGAACAGCGGCGTCTGGCACTCGTGCACCTGCTCGAGCTCGCCCAGTCCCTCGGGCGGCGGCGGGAGCTTCCTGGCGTACTCGAGGAGGAGCGGCAGGCGCAGCGTCTTCGGCGCCGACGCGAACTCCTCGATGACGCGCGCCAGGGACTCGGGGTAGGCGGCCGTCTCGTTCACGGGCCCAGGCTAACGCCTGCGTCACGGCCGAGCCGTCGCGCCGGCCGGTTATCCTCGCCTGGTGGCGCTGAAGCTACCCACCAAGCTGCGCGTCGCGCCGCAGGGGCGCCTCACCGGCAGCCTCGACGTGCCCGGCTCGAAGAGCCTCACGAACCGCGCCCTGCCGCTGGCCGCCCTCGCCGTGGGCACGACCACGATCACGGGGGCCCTCGTCGCCGAGGACTCCGCGGTCATGCTGCGCGCGCTCCAGCAGCTCGGCGTGAGCCTCGACGCCATGGGCGAGACCGTCGTCGTGCGCGGCGCGGGCGGGCCGCTCCCGGCGCGGAGCGCGACGCTCGACGTCAGGCTCTCCGGCACCGCCCTGCGCTTCCTCACCGCGGTGCTGGCCGCGGGGCGGGGCGAGTACGTCCTCGACGGCAACGCCCGCATGAGGGAGCGGCCCATAGGCGACCTCCTCGACGCGCTGAGGCAGCTCGGCGCCGCCGCGGAGAGCGCGGGCGGTCGTCCGCCCGTGACCCTGCGCGCCGACGGCCTCAGCGGCGGGAGCGTGACGGTGAGGGGAGGCGTGAGCTCCCAGTTCCTCTCCGGCCTGCTCATGGCCGCGCCGCTGGCCGAGGGCCCGCTGACGATCGCCGTGGAGGGCGAGCTGCTCTCGCGGCCGTTCGTCGACATGACGCTGGACGTCATGGCGCACTTCGGCGTCGCGGTGCGGCGCGACGGCTACCGGCGCTTCGAGGTGACGCCAGGCACCTACCGCGCCCGCGACTACCGCGTCGAGGGCGACGCGATGGCCGCCGGCTACTTCTGGG harbors:
- the aroA gene encoding 3-phosphoshikimate 1-carboxyvinyltransferase; the protein is MALKLPTKLRVAPQGRLTGSLDVPGSKSLTNRALPLAALAVGTTTITGALVAEDSAVMLRALQQLGVSLDAMGETVVVRGAGGPLPARSATLDVRLSGTALRFLTAVLAAGRGEYVLDGNARMRERPIGDLLDALRQLGAAAESAGGRPPVTLRADGLSGGSVTVRGGVSSQFLSGLLMAAPLAEGPLTIAVEGELLSRPFVDMTLDVMAHFGVAVRRDGYRRFEVTPGTYRARDYRVEGDAMAAGYFWAAAAVTGGSVRVRNLGDGTLQGDARLAGVLAEMGCDVAWARDSVTVAGPRRLRGGEFDLNDMPDQAQTLAVVGLFADSPVHVANVGNLRVKETDRLHAMAVELTRLGARVEEGDDSLTVWPLASEPTTPVELETYGDHRMAMALAVAGARLPNVVIKDPACVNKTYPRFFDDFLGLLGAGLS
- a CDS encoding SufE family protein, with translation MNETAAYPESLARVIEEFASAPKTLRLPLLLEYARKLPPPPEGLGELEQVHECQTPLFLRAEVGDDGRVALHFDAPEEAPTTRGFASVVHAGLSGATAPEVLATPEDFYTRMGLSELISPLRLRGMSAIVTRVKRQVREKSAA